The Pungitius pungitius chromosome 15, fPunPun2.1, whole genome shotgun sequence nucleotide sequence AGGGAACTCTTTAAGGTAACCATTCTGTTGAACCTAATTTGAGGCATTGCAGTGTGAagacttgttttcttttgtcttttccaaAGTGTCTTCTCTGTAGTTGTGCGCGAGTATGTCGTTCTCTGCTAATGcctgtttttattcttctgtAGGATCTATTCCCGATGAGGCTAAAGCTTTGTCACTGTTGGCGCCAGCAAACGCTGTTGCAGGAATTCTGCCAGGAGGAGGACTTCTTCCAACGCCAAACCCCATGTCCAACCCCGgggtgagaaaaacaaaatgtcaatttACGATCCCGCGTTGTAAAGAATGCTATTACTATAAAGAGGGACTTCATGCATTCTAACCTAAAAATCATGCTCCAGATTATTTGAAATCATAATTTATGGGTGAGGACAGTGAATACATGGCCATCCATCCAATCTGTCAAAATATGGAGATATTAATACCAGTTTGagtacatgaacacacacacacggacgctcTCAGCCGTATGCTTACGTCACGCctgcatgtgtgcgtctgttCTGGTTCCAGATGGGAGGAAACCCTTTCGGTGTCCCCAACATGGACGCAATGGCGGCATTTGGATTCCCGGGAGCCAATATGAATCCACAGGTGAGAGGCTTTGCTGAATGACGCTGACCAGCAAAACATTTCATTAGACATTTTAACTCCTTCAACTGCTGTTTCTATTCCCTTTACAGGCGGCTGACCAGCTGTTAAAGTTCATGACCGATCCAAAGTAAGTCAAAGAAGCTGCTTCGTGCCAGAAAGCAGTTTTGAAGTCACGGGGTGAGTTCGTCGTAGAAGCGAGTCCAACTAACCGATATTCTTCTCTCCAGACTGAATCCTTTGGCTGCAGGCTTGAACCTGAGTGCGAGTCTGAAGGCGGACGCTTCTAATAAAGAAATCGAGGAGGCCATGAAGAGAGTCCGAGAGGCCCAGTCGCTCATATCTGCTGCCATTGAACCTGGAAGTGAGTGCGCTAATGTTTGGGGTTTTTAATGACATGTTAACAGGATTTATTGTTTAACAAGTCCTTTGTATAGTGTATCTCAACAATACTAAGAAATGACTGGCTTCTGTCCTGCAGATAAGGAAAGCAAGAAGAAGCGCTCCCGTAGTAGGTCCaggtccaggaggaggaggtccagATCCCGTTCCAGACACAGGTGGCGACTTCTGTTTGTTATCAGACAAGTCGAGAAGAGTAGTTCTCTTGTACCGGGACAAAGTTAAATGGAGTGAATTTGTGGTTTCAGGCGAACCAGGAGCAGATCAAGGCGTCGATCGATCTCCAGAAACAAGAGGCGCTCCAAAAGCCCTCGCAGGAGACACGCCGACACCAGAGACCAAAGCAAGCGATCGCCAAGCAGATCCAGGTGGGTCAGCTGCACAAAGGTCTTGATGCCAATTGAGCTTTAAGATGTTATCGAGTGGGTCTGAGTTCTGAAATGTGTCcgcagagacagaaagaaagacgaCTCGGGCAGAAGAAGGTCCAAA carries:
- the LOC119206439 gene encoding serine/arginine-rich splicing factor 11-like isoform X3, giving the protein MSNPGMGGNPFGVPNMDAMAAFGFPGANMNPQAADQLLKFMTDPKLNPLAAGLNLSASLKADASNKEIEEAMKRVREAQSLISAAIEPGNKESKKKRSRSRSRSRRRRSRSRSRHRRTRSRSRRRSISRNKRRSKSPRRRHADTRDQSKRSPSRSRDRKKDDSGRRRSKTPPKSYSTTRRSHSVDRRRRKSRSHTRTPPKKRSPSPRRHKKEKKRDKERDKERKGDKDRSRDERERSVSKKKKSKDKERERERERERERERKSDGEKGDVKVTRDYDEEEQGYDSAKEREDRKDSDDSALSPQSVEGNGTSRPAKQAKVNGADDHHEEDMDVSD